A window of the Streptomyces sp. NBC_00454 genome harbors these coding sequences:
- the opcA gene encoding glucose-6-phosphate dehydrogenase assembly protein OpcA, protein MKIDLTETNSSKINAALVQARRDIGTPAIGMVLTLVIVTDEENAYDALKSANDASREHPSRIIVVIKRASRSPRSRQGARLDAEVRVGTDSGTGETVVLRLHGELVNHAQSVVLPLLLPDAPVVVWWPDGAPQDLAGDPLGSLAQRRITDTYATEDPIKALGTRAVAYAPGDTDLSWTRITPWRSMLAAALDQQTHSVTSATVEGETENPSCELLAMWLSDRLQVPVKRTSSAGPGLTAVRLETKGGEIVLDRADGALATLCMPGQPDRAVALKRRDTAELLAEELRRLDPDNTYEASLKFGVAKLATSHPAPAEAPKPEAEAPATKPAPAKPAKKAAAK, encoded by the coding sequence ATGAAGATCGACCTCACGGAGACCAACTCCAGCAAGATCAACGCCGCGCTGGTGCAGGCGCGCCGGGACATCGGCACGCCCGCCATCGGCATGGTGCTCACGCTGGTGATCGTGACCGACGAGGAGAACGCGTACGACGCGCTCAAATCGGCGAACGACGCGTCCCGCGAACACCCCTCGCGGATCATCGTCGTCATCAAGCGGGCCAGCCGCTCGCCCCGCAGCCGCCAAGGTGCCCGCCTCGACGCGGAAGTCCGCGTCGGGACGGACTCCGGCACCGGGGAAACGGTTGTGCTCCGCCTGCACGGCGAACTGGTCAACCATGCCCAGTCGGTGGTTCTCCCGCTGCTCCTCCCGGACGCGCCCGTCGTCGTCTGGTGGCCCGACGGCGCTCCGCAGGACCTGGCGGGCGACCCGCTGGGTTCGCTCGCCCAGCGCCGGATCACGGACACCTACGCCACCGAGGACCCCATCAAGGCCCTCGGTACGCGGGCGGTCGCGTACGCCCCCGGGGACACGGACCTGTCCTGGACCCGGATCACCCCGTGGCGTTCCATGCTGGCGGCCGCACTGGACCAGCAGACCCACTCGGTGACCTCCGCGACCGTCGAGGGCGAGACCGAGAACCCGAGCTGCGAGCTGCTGGCCATGTGGCTCTCGGACCGGCTCCAGGTCCCCGTCAAGCGCACCTCCTCGGCGGGCCCCGGGCTCACCGCGGTCCGTCTGGAGACCAAGGGCGGCGAAATCGTCCTGGACCGGGCGGACGGCGCGCTGGCCACGCTCTGCATGCCGGGACAGCCCGACCGTGCGGTGGCGCTCAAGCGCCGCGACACGGCCGAGCTGCTGGCGGAGGAGCTGCGCCGGCTGGACCCGGACAACACGTACGAGGCCTCGCTGAAGTTCGGCGTGGCGAAGCTGGCCACGTCCCACCCGGCTCCGGCCGAGGCCCCGAAGCCCGAAGCCGAGGCTCCGGCCACGAAGCCGGCTCCGGCGAAGCCGGCGAAGAAGGCCGCGGCCAAGTAG
- the zwf gene encoding glucose-6-phosphate dehydrogenase — MSVNGANPLRDAQDRRLPRIAGPSGLVIFGVTGDLSRKKLMPAVYDLANRGLLPPGFSLIGFARREWQDEDFAQEVHDAVKQHSRTPFREEVWQQLVQGCRFVQGDFDDDQAFETLKSTIEELDKAQGTGGNFAFYLSVPPKFFPKVVAQLKKHGLADQKEGSWRRAVIEKPFGHDLTSAQELNQLVHDVFPPNEVFRIDHYLGKETVQNILALRFANTMFEPIWNRSYVDHVQITMAEDIGIGGRAGYYDGIGAARDVIQNHLLQLLALTAMEEPGSFHPKALVAEKLKVLTAVELPEDLGKHTVRGQYSAAWQGGEKVVGYLEEDGIDPKSKTDTYAAIRLEINNRRWAGVPFYLRTGKRLGRRVTEIAVVFKRAPYLPFESGATEELGQNALVIRVQPDEGVTVRFGSKVPGTSMEVRDVTMDFAYGESFTESSPEAYERLILDVLLGDANLFPRHQEVELSWNILDPIEQYWDKHGKPAQYPAGTWGPVEADEMLARDGRSWRRP, encoded by the coding sequence TTGTCTGTAAACGGAGCGAACCCGCTTCGTGACGCACAGGACCGGCGGCTCCCGCGCATCGCGGGGCCGTCCGGCCTGGTCATTTTCGGCGTTACGGGTGACCTGTCACGCAAGAAGCTGATGCCTGCCGTCTACGACCTCGCCAACCGCGGCCTCCTTCCCCCGGGCTTCTCGCTGATCGGGTTCGCCCGCCGCGAGTGGCAGGACGAGGACTTCGCGCAGGAGGTCCACGACGCGGTCAAGCAGCACTCCCGCACGCCCTTCCGCGAGGAGGTCTGGCAGCAGCTCGTCCAGGGCTGCCGCTTCGTCCAGGGCGACTTCGACGACGACCAGGCGTTCGAGACGCTGAAGTCGACGATCGAGGAGCTGGACAAGGCTCAGGGCACCGGCGGCAACTTCGCCTTCTACCTGTCCGTCCCGCCGAAGTTCTTCCCCAAGGTCGTCGCCCAGCTCAAGAAGCACGGGCTGGCGGACCAGAAGGAGGGCTCCTGGCGGCGCGCGGTCATCGAGAAGCCCTTCGGGCACGACCTGACCAGTGCACAGGAGCTCAACCAGCTCGTGCACGACGTCTTCCCGCCCAACGAGGTCTTCCGGATCGACCACTACCTGGGCAAGGAGACCGTCCAGAACATCCTGGCGCTCCGCTTCGCCAACACGATGTTCGAGCCGATCTGGAACCGGTCCTACGTGGACCACGTGCAGATCACCATGGCCGAGGACATCGGGATCGGCGGCCGGGCCGGCTACTACGACGGCATCGGCGCGGCCCGCGACGTCATCCAGAACCACCTGCTCCAGCTGCTCGCGCTCACGGCGATGGAGGAGCCCGGCTCCTTCCACCCCAAGGCGCTGGTGGCCGAGAAGCTCAAGGTGCTGACCGCCGTGGAGCTGCCCGAGGACCTGGGCAAGCACACCGTGCGCGGCCAGTACTCGGCGGCCTGGCAGGGCGGCGAGAAGGTCGTCGGGTACCTCGAAGAGGACGGCATCGACCCCAAGTCGAAGACCGACACCTACGCGGCCATCCGCCTGGAGATCAACAACCGCCGCTGGGCGGGCGTCCCGTTCTACCTGCGGACCGGCAAGCGCCTGGGCCGCCGGGTGACCGAGATCGCGGTCGTCTTCAAGCGGGCCCCCTACCTGCCGTTCGAATCGGGCGCGACCGAGGAACTGGGGCAGAACGCCCTGGTCATCCGGGTCCAGCCGGACGAGGGCGTCACGGTGCGCTTCGGCTCCAAGGTTCCGGGCACCTCCATGGAGGTCCGGGACGTCACGATGGACTTCGCCTACGGCGAGTCCTTCACGGAGTCGAGCCCCGAGGCCTACGAGCGCCTCATCCTCGACGTCCTGCTCGGTGACGCGAACCTCTTCCCGCGCCACCAGGAGGTCGAGCTCTCCTGGAACATCCTCGACCCGATCGAGCAGTACTGGGACAAGCACGGCAAGCCCGCGCAGTACCCGGCGGGCACCTGGGGACCGGTCGAGGCGGACGAGATGCTCGCACGAGACGGACGGAGCTGGCGCCGGCCATGA
- the tal gene encoding transaldolase: MTDALKRLSDEGVAIWLDDLSRKRITSGNLAELIDQQHVVGVTTNPAIFQKAISGGEGYGQQLADLAARKVTVEEAIRMITTADVRDAADILRPVYDSTEGQDGRVSIEVDPRLAHNTAATVAEAKQLAWLVDRPNTLIKIPATKAGLPAITEVIGKGISVNVTLIFSLERYREVMDAYVAGLEKAKAAGLDLSKIHSVASFFVSRVDSEIDKRLDSIGTDEAKALKGKAALANARLAYEAYEEVFSTERWAALDKAHANKQRPLWASTGVKDPAYKDTLYVVDLVAPGTVNTMPEGTLEATADHGVVSGDTIRGTYDQSREELEAVAKLGISYDDVVQLLEDEGVEKFAVSWNDLLKSTEAELERLAPTEA; encoded by the coding sequence ATGACAGACGCACTGAAGCGCCTTTCCGACGAGGGCGTCGCGATCTGGCTGGACGACCTGTCCCGCAAGCGGATCACGTCCGGCAACCTGGCCGAGCTCATCGACCAGCAGCACGTGGTCGGTGTCACCACCAACCCGGCGATCTTCCAGAAGGCGATCAGCGGTGGCGAGGGGTACGGCCAGCAGCTCGCCGACCTGGCGGCCCGCAAGGTCACCGTCGAAGAGGCGATCCGCATGATCACCACGGCGGACGTCCGCGACGCCGCCGACATCCTGCGCCCGGTCTACGACTCGACCGAGGGCCAGGACGGCCGGGTCTCGATCGAGGTCGACCCCCGGCTGGCCCACAACACCGCGGCGACCGTGGCCGAGGCCAAGCAGCTCGCCTGGCTGGTGGACCGCCCGAACACGCTGATCAAGATCCCGGCGACCAAGGCCGGCCTGCCGGCGATCACCGAGGTCATCGGCAAGGGCATCAGCGTCAACGTCACGCTGATCTTCTCGCTGGAGCGCTACCGCGAGGTCATGGACGCGTACGTGGCGGGCCTGGAGAAGGCGAAGGCCGCGGGCCTGGACCTCTCCAAGATCCACTCCGTCGCCTCCTTCTTCGTGTCCCGCGTGGACTCCGAGATCGACAAGCGCCTCGACTCCATCGGCACCGACGAGGCCAAGGCCCTCAAGGGCAAGGCGGCGCTCGCCAACGCCCGCCTGGCCTACGAGGCGTACGAAGAGGTGTTCTCCACCGAGCGCTGGGCCGCCCTCGACAAGGCGCACGCCAACAAGCAGCGTCCGCTGTGGGCCTCGACCGGCGTCAAGGACCCGGCGTACAAGGACACCCTGTACGTGGTGGACCTGGTCGCCCCCGGCACGGTCAACACCATGCCGGAAGGCACCCTGGAAGCCACCGCCGACCACGGCGTGGTCTCCGGTGACACCATCCGCGGCACCTACGACCAGTCGCGCGAAGAGCTCGAAGCGGTCGCGAAGCTGGGCATTTCGTACGACGATGTGGTGCAGCTGCTCGAAGACGAGGGCGTCGAGAAGTTCGCGGTGTCCTGGAACGACCTGCTGAAGTCCACCGAGGCGGAGCTCGAGCGCCTCGCCCCCACGGAGGCCTGA
- the tkt gene encoding transketolase gives MSTKPTTTELDWTDLDQRAVDTARILAADAVQKVGNGHPGTAMSLAPVAYTLFQKVMRHDPADPEWVGRDRFVLSAGHSSLTLYTQLYLAGFGLELDDLKAFRTWGSKTPGHPEYGHTAGVETTTGPLGQGIANAVGMAMAARYERGLFDPEAAQGASPFDHMIYAIAGDGCLQEGISHEASALAGHQKLGNLVLLWDDNHISIEGDTETAVSEDTLKRYEAYGWHVQRVAQQANGDLDPKALFEALQAAKAETERPSFIAARSIIAWPAPHAQGTEASHGSALGNDEVAATKRVLGFDPEQTFEVSDAVIGHTRKALDRGREAKAAWEKEFSAWRTANPQRAAEFDRINANELPAGWEDKLPVFETGKGIATRAASGKVLEALGAVIPELWGGSADLAGSNNTTIDKNSSFLPVGNPLPEADPYGRTIHFGIREHAMAAAMNGIALHGHTRIYGGTFLVFSDYMRNAVRLSALMHVPVTYVWTHDSIGLGEDGPTHQPVEHVASLRAIPGLNVVRPADANETAIAWREILRRHTKVFGKGAPHGLALTRQGVPTYDRNEDAAKGGYVLFEAEGGDAQVVLIGTGSEVQLAVAAREALQAEGVPARVVSMPSVEWFEEQSQEYKDSVLPPSVKARVAVEAGIGLTWHRYTGDAGRIVSLEHFGASADGAVLYREFGLTAEAVTAAARESLAAAAR, from the coding sequence GTGAGCACCAAGCCGACGACCACAGAGCTCGACTGGACCGATCTGGACCAGCGTGCTGTCGACACCGCCCGGATCCTGGCCGCGGACGCGGTCCAGAAGGTCGGTAACGGCCACCCGGGTACGGCGATGAGCCTGGCCCCCGTCGCATACACCCTCTTCCAGAAGGTGATGCGACACGACCCGGCGGACCCGGAGTGGGTCGGTCGCGACCGTTTCGTGCTCTCCGCGGGGCACTCGTCCCTGACTCTCTACACCCAGCTCTACCTGGCCGGTTTCGGCCTCGAGCTGGATGACCTGAAGGCCTTCCGCACCTGGGGTTCCAAGACCCCCGGCCACCCGGAGTACGGCCACACCGCGGGCGTGGAGACCACCACGGGCCCCCTCGGCCAGGGCATCGCCAACGCGGTGGGCATGGCCATGGCCGCCCGCTACGAGCGCGGCCTGTTCGACCCGGAGGCCGCCCAGGGCGCCTCCCCGTTCGACCACATGATCTACGCGATCGCGGGCGACGGCTGCCTCCAGGAGGGCATCTCCCACGAGGCGTCCGCCCTGGCCGGCCACCAGAAGCTCGGCAACCTGGTGCTGCTGTGGGACGACAACCACATCTCCATCGAGGGCGACACGGAGACGGCCGTCTCCGAGGACACCCTTAAGCGCTACGAGGCGTACGGCTGGCACGTCCAGCGCGTGGCCCAGCAGGCCAACGGCGACCTCGACCCGAAGGCCCTCTTCGAGGCCCTGCAGGCCGCCAAGGCCGAGACGGAGCGCCCCTCCTTCATCGCCGCGCGCTCGATCATCGCCTGGCCCGCCCCGCACGCCCAGGGCACCGAGGCCTCCCACGGCTCGGCCCTCGGCAACGACGAGGTCGCCGCCACCAAGCGCGTGCTCGGCTTCGACCCGGAGCAGACCTTCGAGGTCTCCGACGCGGTCATCGGGCACACCCGCAAGGCGCTGGACCGGGGCCGCGAGGCCAAGGCCGCCTGGGAGAAGGAGTTCTCCGCCTGGCGCACCGCCAACCCGCAGCGCGCCGCCGAGTTCGACCGCATCAACGCCAACGAGCTGCCCGCCGGCTGGGAGGACAAGCTCCCCGTCTTCGAGACCGGCAAGGGCATCGCCACCCGCGCCGCCTCCGGCAAGGTCCTCGAAGCCCTCGGCGCGGTCATCCCGGAGCTGTGGGGCGGCTCGGCCGACCTGGCCGGCTCCAACAACACCACCATCGACAAGAACTCCTCGTTCCTGCCGGTGGGCAACCCGCTGCCGGAGGCCGACCCGTACGGCCGCACCATCCACTTCGGCATCCGCGAGCACGCCATGGCCGCGGCCATGAACGGCATCGCCCTGCACGGCCACACCCGCATCTACGGCGGCACCTTCCTGGTGTTCTCCGACTACATGCGCAACGCCGTGCGCCTCTCCGCCCTGATGCACGTGCCGGTCACCTACGTGTGGACGCACGACTCCATCGGCCTCGGCGAGGACGGCCCGACCCACCAGCCCGTCGAGCACGTCGCCTCGCTGCGCGCCATCCCGGGCCTGAACGTGGTCCGTCCGGCCGACGCGAACGAGACCGCCATCGCCTGGCGCGAGATCCTGCGCCGCCACACCAAGGTGTTCGGCAAGGGTGCCCCGCACGGTCTGGCGCTGACCCGCCAGGGCGTGCCGACCTACGACCGCAACGAGGACGCCGCCAAGGGCGGGTATGTGCTCTTCGAGGCTGAGGGTGGCGACGCGCAGGTCGTCCTCATCGGCACTGGCTCCGAGGTCCAGCTCGCCGTCGCCGCGCGCGAGGCGCTGCAGGCCGAGGGCGTCCCGGCCCGCGTCGTCTCGATGCCGTCCGTCGAGTGGTTCGAGGAGCAGTCCCAGGAGTACAAGGACAGCGTCCTTCCGCCCTCGGTCAAGGCGCGTGTCGCCGTCGAGGCCGGCATCGGCCTGACCTGGCACCGCTACACCGGCGACGCCGGCCGGATCGTCTCGCTGGAGCACTTCGGTGCCTCGGCCGACGGCGCCGTGCTGTACCGCGAGTTCGGCCTGACCGCCGAGGCCGTGACCGCTGCCGCCCGCGAGTCGCTCGCCGCCGCCGCGCGCTGA
- the pgl gene encoding 6-phosphogluconolactonase has protein sequence MTTPQVVVHRDKELMAQAAAARLITKIVDAQAARGSASVVLTGGRNGNGLLAAMAAAPARDAIDWARLDLWWGDERYLPADDPERNHVQAREALLDAVPVDPARVHVMPASDGPYGVDVDAAAASYAAELAKASGPEDHGPVPRFDVLMLGVGPDTHVASLFPEHPASRETERTVVGVHGAPKPPPTRISLTLPAIRAAREVWLLAAGEDKAGAVAIALGGAGEVQAPAAAAYGRSRTLWLLDRAAAAKLPTGLYPPASS, from the coding sequence ATGACGACTCCCCAGGTCGTCGTCCACCGGGACAAGGAGCTGATGGCCCAGGCCGCGGCGGCCCGGCTGATCACGAAGATCGTGGACGCGCAGGCGGCCCGCGGCAGTGCGTCGGTGGTCCTCACCGGCGGCCGCAACGGCAACGGCCTGCTGGCCGCGATGGCCGCGGCCCCGGCCCGGGACGCCATCGACTGGGCCCGGCTGGACCTGTGGTGGGGAGACGAGCGGTACCTGCCCGCCGACGACCCCGAGCGCAATCACGTCCAGGCCCGCGAGGCCCTGCTGGACGCCGTCCCGGTGGACCCCGCACGGGTCCACGTCATGCCCGCCTCCGACGGCCCCTACGGGGTCGACGTGGACGCGGCGGCCGCCTCCTACGCGGCGGAGCTGGCCAAGGCCTCCGGCCCCGAGGACCACGGGCCGGTCCCCCGCTTCGACGTCCTGATGCTGGGCGTCGGCCCGGACACGCACGTGGCCTCGCTGTTCCCGGAGCACCCGGCCTCCCGTGAGACCGAGCGCACGGTGGTGGGCGTCCACGGGGCCCCGAAGCCGCCGCCCACCCGGATCTCGCTGACCCTCCCGGCGATCCGGGCCGCGCGCGAGGTGTGGCTGCTGGCCGCGGGCGAGGACAAGGCCGGAGCGGTGGCGATCGCGCTGGGCGGGGCCGGCGAGGTCCAGGCCCCGGCCGCGGCGGCGTACGGCCGCTCCCGGACCCTGTGGCTCCTCGACCGCGCGGCGGCCGCGAAGCTCCCGACGGGCCTGTATCCCCCGGCCTCCTCCTGA
- a CDS encoding heme o synthase: MCVTAVESRPAGVLGTSPGHRPFGARVMAFVALTKPRIIELLLITTVPVMFLAEQGVPQLWLVLATCFGGYLSAGGANALNMYIDRDIDALMDRTSGRPLVTGMVSPRECLAFGIGLGVVSTLFFGLLINWLSAALSLGALLFYVVVYTMLLKRRTSQNIVWGGIAGCMPVLIGWSAVKNEVSWAAVILFLVIFFWTPPHYWPLSMKVKDDYARVGVPMLPVVAGNKAVAKQIVLYSWVMVAVSLLLTPLGYTGWFYTSVALVAGGWWLWEAHALNARAKAGLAGAKLKEMRLFHWSITYVSLLFVAVAVDPFLR; encoded by the coding sequence GTGTGCGTGACGGCCGTCGAATCCCGTCCAGCGGGGGTGCTCGGGACGAGCCCCGGTCACCGGCCGTTCGGGGCCCGGGTCATGGCTTTCGTGGCGCTGACCAAGCCGCGGATCATCGAGCTTCTGCTCATCACGACCGTGCCGGTGATGTTCCTTGCCGAGCAGGGCGTTCCTCAGTTGTGGCTGGTTCTCGCGACCTGCTTCGGCGGCTACCTGTCCGCGGGCGGCGCCAACGCGCTCAACATGTACATCGACCGCGACATCGACGCGTTGATGGACCGGACCTCCGGCCGCCCGCTGGTGACCGGCATGGTCAGCCCCCGCGAATGCCTGGCCTTCGGCATCGGCCTCGGCGTGGTCTCCACGCTCTTCTTCGGCCTGCTGATCAACTGGCTGTCGGCCGCGCTCTCGCTCGGCGCGCTCCTCTTCTATGTCGTCGTCTACACGATGCTGCTGAAGCGGCGCACCTCCCAGAACATCGTCTGGGGCGGGATCGCCGGTTGCATGCCGGTTCTCATCGGATGGTCGGCGGTCAAGAACGAGGTCTCCTGGGCCGCGGTCATCCTCTTCCTCGTCATCTTCTTCTGGACGCCGCCGCACTACTGGCCGCTGTCGATGAAGGTGAAGGACGACTACGCGCGGGTCGGCGTGCCGATGCTGCCGGTCGTGGCGGGCAACAAGGCCGTGGCGAAGCAGATCGTCCTCTACAGCTGGGTGATGGTGGCGGTCTCGCTGCTGCTGACCCCGCTCGGCTACACCGGCTGGTTCTACACCTCGGTGGCGCTGGTGGCCGGTGGCTGGTGGCTGTGGGAGGCGCACGCGCTCAACGCGCGGGCCAAGGCCGGGCTGGCGGGGGCGAAGCTCAAGGAGATGCGGCTCTTCCACTGGTCGATCACCTACGTGTCGCTGCTCTTCGTCGCCGTCGCCGTGGATCCCTTCCTCCGCTGA
- the pgi gene encoding glucose-6-phosphate isomerase, producing MNADSRTKLNRMPEWLALTKHRDELGQTHLRELFEADPGRGAGYTLRAGDLHIDYSKHLVTDETLTLLRELAKATGVAELREAMFRGEKINTTEDRAVLHTALRAPRDAVVEVDGEDVVPGVHAVLDKMAAFADQVRSGAWTGFTGKRIKNVVNIGIGGSDLGPAMAYEALRAFSDRGLTLRFVSNVDGADLHEAVRDLDPEQTLFIIASKTFTTIETITNATSAREWLLAGVGGDQAAVARHFVALSTNAEKVTAFGIDPANMFEFWDWVGGRYSFDSAIGLSLMVAIGPDAFRELLGGFREMDEHFRTAPPEENAPLLMGLLGIWYGAFFDAQSHAVLPYSHYLSRFTAYLQQLDMESNGKSVDREGNPVEWQTGPVVWGTPGTNGQHAYYQLIHQGTRVIPADFIGFARPLAELRPSLAAQHDLLMANFFAQTQALAFGKTADEVRAEGAREPLVPHKTFAGNHPTTTILAADLTPAVLGQLIALYEHKVFVQGAVWNIDSFDQWGVELGKVLAKRIEPALVEGAEVDGLDPSTRALVATYRSLRGR from the coding sequence ATGAACGCAGACAGTCGTACGAAGCTCAACCGGATGCCCGAGTGGCTCGCGCTCACCAAGCACCGGGACGAGCTGGGGCAGACGCATCTGCGGGAGCTGTTCGAGGCGGATCCGGGCCGGGGCGCCGGATACACCCTGCGGGCCGGGGACCTGCACATCGACTACTCGAAGCACCTCGTCACCGACGAGACGCTGACCCTGCTGCGCGAACTGGCGAAGGCCACGGGCGTGGCGGAACTCCGCGAGGCGATGTTCCGCGGGGAGAAGATCAACACGACCGAGGACCGGGCGGTCCTGCACACCGCGCTGCGCGCCCCGAGGGACGCGGTCGTCGAGGTGGACGGGGAGGACGTCGTACCCGGCGTGCACGCCGTCCTCGACAAGATGGCGGCCTTCGCCGACCAGGTCCGCTCGGGCGCGTGGACCGGCTTCACCGGCAAGCGCATCAAGAACGTCGTCAACATCGGCATCGGCGGTTCCGACCTGGGCCCGGCGATGGCGTACGAGGCGCTGCGCGCCTTCTCCGACCGGGGCCTGACCCTGCGCTTCGTGTCCAACGTGGACGGCGCGGACCTGCACGAGGCCGTGCGGGACCTGGACCCGGAGCAGACGCTCTTCATCATCGCCTCGAAGACCTTCACGACCATCGAGACCATCACCAACGCCACCTCGGCGCGCGAATGGCTGCTCGCGGGCGTCGGCGGTGACCAGGCGGCCGTGGCACGGCACTTCGTGGCGCTGTCGACCAACGCCGAGAAGGTGACCGCCTTCGGCATCGACCCGGCCAACATGTTCGAATTCTGGGACTGGGTCGGCGGACGCTACTCCTTCGACTCCGCGATCGGCCTCTCGCTGATGGTCGCGATCGGACCGGACGCCTTCCGCGAACTGCTGGGCGGCTTCCGGGAGATGGACGAGCACTTCCGCACGGCGCCGCCGGAGGAGAACGCGCCGCTGCTGATGGGCCTGCTGGGGATCTGGTACGGGGCGTTCTTCGACGCCCAGTCGCACGCGGTGCTGCCCTACAGCCACTACCTGTCCCGTTTCACCGCGTACTTGCAGCAGCTGGACATGGAGTCCAACGGCAAGTCCGTGGACCGCGAGGGCAATCCGGTGGAATGGCAGACCGGACCGGTGGTGTGGGGCACGCCCGGCACCAACGGCCAGCACGCCTACTACCAGTTGATCCACCAGGGCACGCGGGTGATCCCCGCGGACTTCATCGGCTTCGCCAGGCCGCTGGCCGAACTGCGGCCCTCGCTGGCGGCCCAGCACGACCTGCTGATGGCGAACTTCTTCGCGCAGACGCAGGCGCTCGCCTTCGGCAAGACGGCGGACGAGGTCCGGGCGGAGGGGGCCCGGGAGCCGCTGGTCCCGCACAAGACCTTCGCGGGCAACCACCCGACGACGACGATCCTGGCGGCCGACCTGACCCCGGCGGTGCTGGGCCAGCTGATCGCCCTGTACGAGCACAAGGTGTTCGTCCAGGGAGCGGTGTGGAACATCGACTCCTTCGACCAGTGGGGCGTGGAGCTGGGCAAGGTCCTGGCCAAGCGCATCGAGCCGGCGCTGGTGGAAGGCGCCGAGGTGGACGGCCTCGACCCGTCGACCCGGGCGCTGGTGGCGACGTACCGGTCCCTGCGGGGTCGCTGA